GCGCCAGGCACGCACACCTTCCAGATCATGGCGACGGTGCCGGGCGGCTCCACGGCCACTGTCTCGTTCGCCATCACGACGAACCCGCCGCCGGTCATCGAGACCACGTGCAAGCAGATCCGCAAGAACGGCGTTTCCGGCCAGTACTGCATCTACGTCTGCCTCTCCACTTCGGACGGCGGACTGCAGAACTTGGAGTCTGCCACGTGGTTCAACACGGCGGACTGCAGCGGCTCCGGCGTGCCGCTCGCCATCTACGGCCAGGACTCACCTGAGAAGACACTGGTGTGCAACCCCTGCCGGGTGGATGTCGACCCCAGCCACCCTCAGGTCTGCCCCGCGAATACGGATCCGAGCGTGACGCCGTTCCGCTACGAGCAGCTCGGCGTGAGCGGCAACCCGTACAAGAACTGCGACATCTTCAAGTACGAGCGTCAGGACCAGGGCTTCGCCGCGGTGCTCGGCACCGATCCGTGGGTCGTGATCAATGGAAGGCAGGTCTGGGTGAGGTAGGCCCCGCGCGTGGTTGCGCGTGCCTGGAAGGCGGCTGCGCTCGGTCTCGCCGTCGGGATCGCGGGCGTGGCCGCCAGCCCGCTGCGCCCCGTCTTGGATCTCGAGGAGGACACCGGCCTCGGCATCCTGTTCAAGCTGCGGGGGGCGCGGAGGCCGCCCGCGGAGGCGGTGGTCATCAGCATCGACCGCGAGTCCTCCGAGCAGCTCGGCCTCCCCGACAACCCCGACAAGTGGCCCCGCTCGCTGCACGCGCGCCTGACGGACGTGCTGGCGCGCGAGGGGGCCAGGGCCGTCTCCTTCGACCTGCACTTCATCGAGCCGCGCGTCGAGAAGGACGACGCCGCGTTCGCGGCGGCGATGAAGCAGGCCCGCAACGTCCTGCTCACCGAGCAGATCCGCAGCAAGGACGTCCCGCTCTCGGACGGCGACGCGTCGGCGGAGCCCGTCGGCCACAGCGTCGTGCGCGCGGTGCCGCCGATCGACCTGTTCGCCGACGCGGCCGTCGCCACGGCGCCGTTCACCCTGCCGCGCATCCCCTTCAAGGTGAGCCGGTTCTTCACGTTCGAGCCTGGCGCCGGCGACGCCCCCTCGATGCCGATGGCGATGCTCCAGGTCTACGCCGCGCCCGCGTTCGGCGATTTCGTCTCACTGCTCGAGAAGGCGAGCCCGGCGCTCGCGGGCCAGTTTCCCGGCGACCTTGCGCCGACCATCGCCGCGGGGGGCGTTCCCGCCCTCATGAAGCGCGTGCGCGACGCGTTCAGCGCGGACCCGGGCCTGGCCCGGAGGATGCGGCGGGAGCTGCGGGCTGCGACGGCGCTCTCCGGGGACCCCGCACGGCGCCGTCTCATCGAAGCGCTCGTCCGCGTGTACGAAGGCTCGAACAACCGGTTCCTCGACTTCTACGGTCCGCCCCGGACGGTGACCACGATCCCCTACCACGAGGCGCTGCAGATCCGGGACGGCGCCGCCGGGGGGCGGACGTACGATCTCAAGGGCAAGGCGGTGTTCGTCGGCCTCTCGGAGGCGCTGCTCGCGGAGCGCAAGGACAGCTTCTACACCGTATTCTCCCGCGCCAACGGCATCTTCATCGGGGGGGTGGAGATCTCGGCCACGGCGTTCGACAACCTCCTCGAAGGCTCGCAGGTCACGCCGCCCTCGTTCGCGACGTACGCCCTCGTCGTCCTGCTCTGGGGGGTCGCCCTGGGCTTCCTTTGCCGGTACTTCCACGTCGGCATCGCCGCGCTGGGTACCCTCGCACTCGGCGGCCTCTACCTGGCCGCCGCCTGGCTGGCGTTCAAGACGGGGAACGTCTGGTACCCCGTCGCGGTCCCGCTCTTCCTCCAGGCGCCGGCCGCCTTCGTCGGCGGCGTGGTCTGGGGCTACCTCGACACGAAGAAGGAACAGGAGCGGGTCCGCAAGGCGTTCGAGCAGTATCTGCCGAAGAACGTGATCGACCAGCTGCTCCAGAACCTGGGCGACGTCGGGGCGAGCGCGGAGACCGTCTACGGCGTCTGCCTGTTCACGGACGCCGAGCACTTCACCACGCTTTCGGAGACTCTCGACCCAAAGCAGCTCGGCGCCTTCATGAACCGCTACTACGAGACGCTCTTCGGGCCGGTGAAGGACCACGGCGGCGTCGTCTCGAACCTCTCCGGCGACTCGATGCTGGCGATCTGGGTCTCCGCGACGCCGGACGCGGCGCTGCGCGAGCGGGCGTGCCTCGCCGCGCTGGACATCCACAGGGCGGCGGGCAGCCTGCACGACCCCGCCGTGCCGCAGCAGCTGCGCACGCGCATCGGGCTGCACTACGGCGACCTCTTTCTCGGGAACATCGGCGCGATGGACCGCTACCAGCACACCGTGATGGGCGACATCGTCAACACGGCCTCGCGCCTAGAGGGGCTGAACAAGCACCTCGGCACGCGCCTGCTGGTGTCATCGGACGCGGTCGACGGGGTCGGCAGCCTGCTGACACGGGCGCTCGGCTCGTTCCGGCTGAAGGGCAAGACCAGGCCGATCGCGGTCCACGAGCTGGTCTGTCGCCAGTCGGAGGCGGACGCGCGCCAGCGCGAGGGGTGCCGGGCGTTCGCCGACGGGATGGTCGCGTTCGGCAAGCGCTCGTGGGACGAGGCCGCGGCGGCGTTCCACCGCGCGCTGGCGGTCCTGGGTGACGACGAGCCTTCGCGTTTCTATATCGCTCTGTGCGCGCAGTACCGGGACCAGCCGCCCGCCGAGCCGTGGGACGGCGTGGTCCGGATGGACAGCAAGTAGCGGAGATGAAGGATCCGGGCGGACACGGAAACTCTGGACAAGGAGGGGCGGCGATGATGCGACGGCAGCCGGGCGCTGCGGGTCTTCTGGTCTTCACCGTTGTCGCGGCGGCGCTGGCCGGCGGCACGGCGTCGGCGGCGACCTGCGAGAAGTGGGCGGGCAAGGTGGTCTCCGCGCAGGGGGTGGTGGAGGTCAAGCTCGCGGGCGAGACCCGCTGGGCGCCGGTGAAGCTCGACGAGCCGTACTGTCCCGGCGACACGATCCGGACGGACCGCCGGAGCCGGGCCGACATCGCGCTGAGCACGCATCCACTCCTGCGCCTGGACCAGAACAGCACCGTCACCCTGGGCGGCATGAAGGACGAGCGCACGTCGCTGGTCGACATGCTCGGCGGCGCCGTGCTCTTCTTCAGCCGGGTCACCCGCAGCCTGGACGTGAAGACCGCGAGCGTGAACGCGGGCGTCGAAGGGACGGAGTTCCTGCTCCGCGTCGAGCAGGGGCGCACCGACCTGACCGTCTTCGAGGGCAAGGTGCTGGCCTCGAACGCGGCCGGCGGCCTCGCGGTCACCACCGGTCAGTCGGCCGTGACCGAGACCGGGAAGGCGCCGGTCTACCGCACGGTCGTGCGCCCGCGCGACGCGGTCCAGTGGGCGCTGTACTACCCGCCCGTGCTCGCCGCCGCGCCCGCAGGGCTGAAGCAGGACGACCCGCGGGCCCTCGCGGCGCGGGCGGCGCAGGCGCTCGCCGTCGGCCGCGTCGAGGAGGCCGCGGCGGATCTCGACCAGGCCCTCAAGGCCGACCCGAAGAACGCCGATGCCCTTGCGCTCCAGGCGGTCGTTGCCGTCACGCAGAACGACAAGGCGAAGGCACTCGAACTGGCGGGCAAGGCGGTGGACGCCGGCCCGACGTCGGCAGCCGCGCGGATCGCCCTCTCCTACGCGCAGCAGGCGCGCTTCGACCTGGAGGCGGCGTTCGCCAGCGTGAAGCACGCCGTGGAGCTCGAGCCGGGCAACGCCC
The window above is part of the bacterium genome. Proteins encoded here:
- a CDS encoding adenylate/guanylate cyclase domain-containing protein translates to MVARAWKAAALGLAVGIAGVAASPLRPVLDLEEDTGLGILFKLRGARRPPAEAVVISIDRESSEQLGLPDNPDKWPRSLHARLTDVLAREGARAVSFDLHFIEPRVEKDDAAFAAAMKQARNVLLTEQIRSKDVPLSDGDASAEPVGHSVVRAVPPIDLFADAAVATAPFTLPRIPFKVSRFFTFEPGAGDAPSMPMAMLQVYAAPAFGDFVSLLEKASPALAGQFPGDLAPTIAAGGVPALMKRVRDAFSADPGLARRMRRELRAATALSGDPARRRLIEALVRVYEGSNNRFLDFYGPPRTVTTIPYHEALQIRDGAAGGRTYDLKGKAVFVGLSEALLAERKDSFYTVFSRANGIFIGGVEISATAFDNLLEGSQVTPPSFATYALVVLLWGVALGFLCRYFHVGIAALGTLALGGLYLAAAWLAFKTGNVWYPVAVPLFLQAPAAFVGGVVWGYLDTKKEQERVRKAFEQYLPKNVIDQLLQNLGDVGASAETVYGVCLFTDAEHFTTLSETLDPKQLGAFMNRYYETLFGPVKDHGGVVSNLSGDSMLAIWVSATPDAALRERACLAALDIHRAAGSLHDPAVPQQLRTRIGLHYGDLFLGNIGAMDRYQHTVMGDIVNTASRLEGLNKHLGTRLLVSSDAVDGVGSLLTRALGSFRLKGKTRPIAVHELVCRQSEADARQREGCRAFADGMVAFGKRSWDEAAAAFHRALAVLGDDEPSRFYIALCAQYRDQPPAEPWDGVVRMDSK